A stretch of the Candidatus Eisenbacteria bacterium genome encodes the following:
- a CDS encoding RluA family pseudouridine synthase translates to MRTLTWSVPETGAGERLDRFLAGAQTDLSRNGLQGLIRDGRATVNGRAARASLRLKAGDRVSVEVPLPAPLALEPEDLPVDVIHEDADLIVVAKPAGLVVHPGAGVPRGTLVHALLHRYPEIGSVGGPGRPGLVHRLDKDTSGLLVVARSARAYRALVEAIRARQVQRIYQALVWGDPRAASGTIETAIARDPRDRRRMAVARRGGKPARTHWRVEERYGIATRMEVRLDTGRTHQIRVHLAHLGHPVVGDPVYGGRTKKVLSLRRSEASLRDEILKSLPRQALHASELELPHPVTGRALQFALPWPEDFTQAIETLRRHRDLTS, encoded by the coding sequence ATGCGGACGCTGACCTGGTCGGTGCCGGAGACCGGAGCGGGGGAGAGGCTGGATCGCTTCCTGGCCGGGGCGCAGACGGACCTGTCGCGTAACGGCCTCCAGGGTCTGATCCGCGACGGCCGAGCCACCGTCAACGGCCGCGCGGCGCGCGCCTCGCTGCGGCTCAAGGCCGGCGATCGGGTGAGCGTCGAGGTTCCGCTTCCAGCACCCTTAGCACTCGAGCCCGAAGATCTCCCGGTCGATGTGATCCATGAAGACGCGGACCTGATCGTGGTGGCCAAGCCCGCGGGTCTCGTGGTCCACCCGGGCGCCGGGGTGCCGCGCGGCACCCTGGTCCACGCGCTGCTGCACCGTTACCCCGAGATCGGCTCGGTCGGCGGTCCCGGCCGGCCCGGTCTCGTGCACCGGCTCGACAAGGACACCTCCGGACTCCTCGTCGTCGCTCGCAGCGCCAGGGCCTACCGCGCGCTGGTCGAGGCCATCCGCGCCCGACAGGTCCAGCGCATCTACCAGGCGCTGGTGTGGGGCGACCCACGGGCAGCTTCGGGTACCATCGAGACCGCGATCGCTCGCGATCCGCGCGACCGGAGACGCATGGCGGTGGCGCGGCGGGGAGGCAAGCCGGCCCGCACGCACTGGCGGGTGGAGGAACGGTACGGCATCGCCACCCGCATGGAAGTCCGGCTCGATACCGGGCGTACTCATCAGATACGGGTCCATCTGGCCCATCTCGGGCACCCGGTGGTCGGCGATCCGGTGTATGGAGGGAGGACCAAAAAGGTGTTGAGCCTGCGGCGGTCGGAGGCTAGCTTACGTGACGAAATCTTGAAGAGCCTGCCGCGGCAAGCGCTCCATGCCTCGGAGCTCGAGTTGCCGCATCCGGTGACCGGCCGCGCTCTGCAGTTCGCGCTGCCCTGGCCGGAAGACTTCACCCAAGCCATCGAGACGCTACGCCGCCACCGCGATCTCACATCATGA
- a CDS encoding ATP-binding protein, giving the protein MTIVTTAKQMPEVIAIRIPSRLELLSVLDRVCESVCQRMSFDDDTTAQISMSVIEAGTNAIQHGHKRDATKPVDVEFRLLPDQLEVVVNDQGAGFDVGAVNGDVTSPEHLFDARGRGIFIMRSCMDQVDFSFSGHGTQVRLVKKRSPQAENR; this is encoded by the coding sequence ATGACCATCGTGACCACCGCGAAGCAGATGCCCGAGGTGATCGCGATCCGCATTCCCAGCCGGCTCGAGCTCCTCTCGGTTCTGGACAGGGTGTGCGAGTCGGTCTGCCAGCGGATGAGCTTCGACGACGACACCACGGCGCAGATCAGCATGTCGGTCATCGAAGCGGGCACCAACGCCATCCAGCACGGCCACAAGCGCGACGCCACCAAGCCGGTCGACGTGGAGTTCCGCCTCCTGCCGGACCAGCTCGAGGTCGTGGTCAACGACCAGGGAGCGGGCTTCGATGTCGGCGCGGTCAATGGCGACGTCACCTCGCCCGAGCACCTCTTCGATGCCCGCGGCCGCGGCATCTTCATCATGCGGTCCTGCATGGACCAGGTGGACTTCAGCTTCAGCGGCCACGGCACCCAGGTCCGCCTCGTCAAGAAGCGCTCGCCCCAGGCCGAAAACCGCTGA